One Pyxicephalus adspersus chromosome 3, UCB_Pads_2.0, whole genome shotgun sequence genomic window carries:
- the LOC140326601 gene encoding interleukin-8-like, with product MFSKAACAFLALFLLLATAAEAMSLAKSATELRCQCVKVESKQIPIRAMANVEMIPSGPHCKNVEVIITLKTGNQVCVNPSAPWVERMIKLILERQKNEEETTTTSS from the exons ATGTTCTCCAAAGCAGCTTGTGCCTTTCTGGCCCTCTTCCTGCTTCTCGCCACTGCAGCAGAAG CTATGTCCTTAGCTAAATCAGCAACAGAATTAAGGTGTCAATGTGTAAAAGTTGAATCAAAACAAATACCAATCAGAGCAATGGCAAATGTGGAGATGATACCCAGTGGACCCCACTGCAAAAATGTTGAAGTAAT AATTACTCTAAAAACTGGAAACCAGGTCTGTGTGAATCCTTCTGCTCCTTGGGTAGAGCGCATGATTAAGCTAATATTAGAAAG acaaaaaaatgaagaagaaacaaCAACAACATCTTCATAA